One genomic region from Gossypium hirsutum isolate 1008001.06 chromosome D13, Gossypium_hirsutum_v2.1, whole genome shotgun sequence encodes:
- the LOC107944522 gene encoding uncharacterized protein At2g29880-like, which yields MSGVSESNVSSQASRGTKRKWIPEEDAALVSCMVDLHNVGTFNVDTGFKAGYLNELEKMLEKALTNAMLKARPNIESRIRLLKRDWSIVYDMLNGQNNSGFGWDEHRQLVVAEDAVWNSYLNSHKEAGQFRHRSFPYYDQLTTIYTRDRTTGKDAQKATDVIEEINVQDVPTTDINEERNEFYDCEADVSLDDMDVSATEPQPDRNQRGYTSSKKKKKEF from the exons atgtcaggtgtttcagaatcaaatgtttcttcccaagcttctcgaggaaccaaaaggaaatggaTTCCAGAAGAAGATGCGGCATTGGTTTCCTGTATGGTGGACTTGCATAATGTTGGAACCTTTAATGTTGATacggggttcaaagccggttatttaaacgagttggaaaaaatgttagaaaaggctTTAAccaatgcaatgttgaaggctagacctaatattgaatcgaggattaggttactaaaaagggattggtcaatcgtgtatgacatgcttaatggccaaaacaatagtggttttggttgggatgagcataggcagctcgttgttgctgaagatgcggtttggaactcttatttaaat agtcataaagaagccgGTCAATTCAGACATCGTAGTTTCCCTTACTACGACCAACTTACTACCATCTACACAAGAGATCGAACgactgggaaagatgctcaaaaAGCTACTGATgttattgaagaaataaatgttCAGGATGTACCTACTACAGATAttaatgaagaaagaaacgaattctatgactgcgaagctgatgtctctttggatgacatggatgtttctgctaCGGAACCTCAACCAGATAGAAACCAAAGGGGTTACACatcttcaaagaagaaaaaaaaagaattctga
- the LOC107895019 gene encoding 50S ribosomal protein L18 isoform X1 has translation MLLYTICFWFSGGVVCKMLKQAIWKVLSKRVVSESGDKLLLPCLYLPTTSFHAGQVHCSPRSFFGVEDFLDDDNSKPYTYQKGKKSKNPNKHVSFKQRTEAYMEPFTLDVFISKRFVSASVTHRVTCKQVAVAGTNSKDIKAVLRSRSDIPACLAIGRILAERAREADVYTASYTPRERDKFEGKIRAVVQSLIDNGIDIKVYLD, from the exons ATGCTTCTTTATACAATTTGTTTCTGGTTTTCAGGGGGTGTTGTCTGTAAGATGTTGAAGCAAGCGATATGGAAGGTGTTGAGCAAAAGGGTAGTTTCAGAGTCTGGTGATAAACTTCTTTTGCCTTGCTTGTATTTGCCCACGACTTCTTTTCACGCTGGACAG GTTCATTGTTCACCAAGAAGTTTTTTTGGGGTAGAGGATTTTCTTGATGATGATAATAGCAAGCCATACACTTATCAGAAAGGAAAAAAGTCGAAGAATCCGAACAAGCATGTCTCATTTAAACAACGGACCGAAGCCTACATGGAACCATTTACACTCGATGTCTTCATCTCGAAGCGGTTTGTTTCCGCTTCTGTCACACATAGGGTGACATGTAAGCAAGTTGCAGTCGCAGGCACAAACTCGAAAGACATTAAAGCAGTACTGAGATCCAGATCGGACATTCCGGCTTGCTTGGCAATCGGGCGGATATTAGCTGAGAGAGCGAGAGAAGCCGATGTGTATACAGCTTCTTATACTCCCAGGGAGAGGGACAAATTCGAAGGCAAAATCAGAGCTGTGGTTCAATCCCTCATTGATAATGGAATTGATATTAAAGTTTATCTTGATTGA
- the LOC107895015 gene encoding uncharacterized protein isoform X2: MEQENNKNEGDSAGVGLALSQASEKRSSNLSKAKSDIAKSMARNFLKTRKATHTSEDRRRNRKKKNKSLSEGSKATESDAKKQNSREENPQKDATTSMVHVENSRQIEKNEENTYGSGGKEKSSKLSQSSRKRRRGGGPGLLNKNWKNEEKLRGNKRRKWNEQMEKRRISENNNKNKEKNDGKGKKQENKMKERIDGLIFPCNAKTKPDCFRYRVMGVSNGKKDLVLGIRRGLKLFLYDYDLKLMYGVYKASAFGGMKLEPEAFGGAFPAQVWKLTKLFQPVAVHSTALPVHSPPSRAAARIREHPNREAHDRLREARPPSDREASARDPYANISARSYCVLSHERDRQITYGELASARREDIHRDLYLNENDYGAYGFQGERRNSRFQPHMAPRLGSYHRDYNEQPLCQPEMAYRESVPIQRNIIPSDPLYLPQREYRSYDLGATQAMQSTLTAATANTSVAAASTLDSYATDPYYSQYYGGSIDSYLPRSGGETHLIESDHLRRENNQVDRLYLTYASDALADYNQMQRHHDVKPVPASTSVSYRYSFTGASFSYL; encoded by the exons ATGGagcaagaaaataacaaaaatgaaggTGACAGTGCTGGAGTAGGTTTGGCACTATCACAAGCATCTGAAAAGAGAAGCTCAAATTTATCAAAGGCCAAATCTGACATTGCAAAGTCGATGGCCAGGAATTTCTTGAAGACAAGAAAAGCCACTCATACTTCTGAGGATCGGAGGAGAAAtcgaaagaagaaaaataagagtTTATCAGAAGGTAGTAAAGCAACTGAAAGTGATGCTAAGAAGCAAAATTCAAGGGAAGAAAACCCACAAAAGGATGCTACCACCAGTATGGTGCATGTAGAGAATAGCCGGCAGATCGAAAAGAATGAAGAAAATACATATGGGTCAGGTGGCAAGGAAAAGAGTAGTAAGTTAAGTCAAAGTTCCAGAAAGCGAAGAAGGGGAGGGGGGCCTGGTCTTTTGAATAAGAACTGGAAGAATGAAGAGAAGCTGAGAGGTAACAAAAGGAGAAAATGGAATGAGCAGATGGAAAAGCGCAGGATTTCAGAGAATAATaacaagaataaagaaaaaaatgatggtaagggaaagaaacaagaaaataagATGAAAGAAAGGATTGATGGTCTAATATTTCCGTGCAATGCAAAGACCAAGCCCGATTGTTTCCGGTACCGTGTAATGGGGGTATCAAATGGTAAAAAAGATCTTGTGTTGGGTATCAGACGAGGGCTTAAGCTTTTTCTATATGATTATGACCTCAAACTTATGTATGGGGTTTATAAAGCATCCGCTTTTGGTGGCATGAAACTTGAGCCCGAGGCTTTTGGTGGGGCTTTCCCTGCTCAG GTTTGGAAACTCACTAAATTGTTCCAACCTGTTGCAGTTCATTCAACTGCACTGCCTGTCCACTCTCCTCCATCAAGGGCAGCAGCTCGAATCCGTGAACACCCAAATAGGGAAGCTCATGATAGACTAAGGGAAGCAAGGCCCCCTTCAGACAGAGAAGCATCTGCTAGAGATCCTTATGCCAATATCAGTGCCAGAAGTTATTGTGTTTTATCTCATGAAAGGGATCGACAAATTACGTATGGAGAGTTAGCATCTGCTCGGAGGGAGGACATTCATCGTGATTTATACCTTAATGAGAATGATTATGGGGCTTATGGTTTTCAGGGAGAGAGAAGAAACTCGAGATTTCAGCCTCATATGGCTCCTAGATTAGGATCTTACCATAGAGATTATAATGAGCAGCCTTTATGTCAACCAGAGATGGCATACAGGGAATCTGTGCCAATTCAGAGAAATATAATTCCCTCTGATCCTCTTTACTTGCCTCAGAGAGAGTATCGGTCTTATGATTTGGGAGCTACACAAGCAATGCAATCAACCCTTACTGCAGCAACTGCAAATACATCTGTGGCTGCTGCTTCTACCTTGGATTCCTATGCTACAGATCCATACTATAGTCAATACTATGGTGGTTCAATAGACTCATACCTGCCACGTTCAGGTGGAGAGACACACCTAATAGAGAGTGATCATTTGAGGAGAGAAAACAACCAAGTGGATAGATTGTATTTAACATATGCTTCCGATGCTTTAGCCGATTACAACCAGATGCAACGACATCATGATGTTAAGCCTGTGCCTGCGTCTACATCAGTTTCATACCGCTACTCTTTTACAGGTGCATCTTTTTCATATCTGTGA
- the LOC107895019 gene encoding 50S ribosomal protein L18 isoform X2: protein MLKQAIWKVLSKRVVSESGDKLLLPCLYLPTTSFHAGQVHCSPRSFFGVEDFLDDDNSKPYTYQKGKKSKNPNKHVSFKQRTEAYMEPFTLDVFISKRFVSASVTHRVTCKQVAVAGTNSKDIKAVLRSRSDIPACLAIGRILAERAREADVYTASYTPRERDKFEGKIRAVVQSLIDNGIDIKVYLD from the exons ATGTTGAAGCAAGCGATATGGAAGGTGTTGAGCAAAAGGGTAGTTTCAGAGTCTGGTGATAAACTTCTTTTGCCTTGCTTGTATTTGCCCACGACTTCTTTTCACGCTGGACAG GTTCATTGTTCACCAAGAAGTTTTTTTGGGGTAGAGGATTTTCTTGATGATGATAATAGCAAGCCATACACTTATCAGAAAGGAAAAAAGTCGAAGAATCCGAACAAGCATGTCTCATTTAAACAACGGACCGAAGCCTACATGGAACCATTTACACTCGATGTCTTCATCTCGAAGCGGTTTGTTTCCGCTTCTGTCACACATAGGGTGACATGTAAGCAAGTTGCAGTCGCAGGCACAAACTCGAAAGACATTAAAGCAGTACTGAGATCCAGATCGGACATTCCGGCTTGCTTGGCAATCGGGCGGATATTAGCTGAGAGAGCGAGAGAAGCCGATGTGTATACAGCTTCTTATACTCCCAGGGAGAGGGACAAATTCGAAGGCAAAATCAGAGCTGTGGTTCAATCCCTCATTGATAATGGAATTGATATTAAAGTTTATCTTGATTGA
- the LOC107895018 gene encoding bifunctional 3-dehydroquinate dehydratase/shikimate dehydrogenase, chloroplastic, which produces MGSTGILKNPTMICAPLMGETVEQMVKEMKQAKAEGSHLLEIRLDHITNFHPHHHLPAILDNKPLPLIILYRPKWDGGLYEGDEHSRLQALRLAAELGADYIDFELKVASHLIRELKINYQSASKFIVSCHITGTTPSDEELANLAATMRATGADILKVVVNVTDITEIARIFHLLSHCQMPVIAYSVGERGLISQLLCPKFGGFLAYGSIEGHSIPGMPSLYSVKHTYKHDLMNSETKVFGLVSKPVSHSKGPILHNPTLRHENFNGVYVPLFVDNLKEFFSTYSGSDFPGFSVGIPYKEAVVEFCDEVHPLAESIGAVNTIIRRPCDGKLIGYNTDCEAAIISIEDALKGTLISGKLFVLVGAGGAGRALAFGAKSRGARILIFDIDFERAKSLASAVLGEARTFEQVINFQPEKGAILANATPLGMHPYTDQRIPVDQETLGDYELVFDAVYTPRKTRLLKEAEAAGAITVSGVEMFLRQAVSQFNLFTGQQAPEELMREIIASLF; this is translated from the exons ATGGGTAGCACTGGGATTTTGAAAAACCCAACAATGATATGTGCTCCATTAATGGGTGAAACGGTGGAGCAAATGGTAAAAGAGATGAAGCAGGCCAAAGCTGAAGGTTCGCACCTCCTCGAGATTAGGTTGGATCATATCACCAACTTTCACCCTCACCACCACCTTCCTGCAATCCTCGATAACAAGCCTTTGCCACTCATCATCCTTTACAG GCCTAAATGGGACGGTGGTCTGTATGAAGGAGATGAGCACTCCCGACTACAAGCACTTCGTTTAGCTGCAGAATTGGGAGCTGATTATATAGATTTTGAACTCAAG GTTGCTTCTCATCTTATCAGGGAACTGAAAATCAACTACCAAAGTGCTAGCAAATTTATTGTTTCATGTCATATTACCGGTACAACCCCTTCAGACGAAGAGTTGGCCAATCTTGCTGCCACCATGAGAGCTACTGGAGCCGATATCCTCAAGGTGGTTGTGAATGTAACGGATATTACCGAGATAGCAAGgatttttcatttgctttctcaCTGCCAG ATGCCAGTAATTGCATACTCTGTAGGGGAAAGGGGTCTCATAAGCCAGCTATTGTGCCCTAAATTTGGTGGCTTCTTAGCCTATGGATCCATCGAGGGACACTCGATTCCTGGCATGCCTTCTTTGTACAGTGTTAAGCACACTTATAAACATGACCTTATGAATTCAGAAACTAAAGTTTTTGGACTTGTTTCGAAACCTGTTAGCCATAGCAAAGGCCCTATACTGCATAATCCTACCCTCAGACATGAGAACTTCAATGGGGTTTATGTCCCGTTATTCGTTGATAATCTCAAGGAGTTTTTTAGCACCTATTCTGGTTCTGATTTCCCGGGTTTTAG TGTCGGGATTCCGTACAAGGAAGCTGTAGTTGAGTTCTGTGATGAAGTTCATCCACTTGCAGAG TCTATAGGTGCTGTTAATACTATTATAAGGAGACCTTGTGATGGGAAGCTGATTGGTTATAATACAGATTGTGAAGCTGCTATAATTTCGATCGAGGATGCTCTAAAAG GTACTTTGATATCCGGGAAACTCTTCGTGCTAGTTGGTGCTGGAGGTGCGGGAAGAGCATTGGCATTTGGTGCTAAAAGCCGAGGAGCTCGGATACTCATTTTCGACATTGATTTTG aaagagcAAAATCTCTTGCTTCTGCTGTCTTGGGTGAAGCTCGAACATTCGAACAAGTCATTAATTTCCAACCGGAGAAAGGAGCGATCCTTGCGAATGCAACACCGCTCGGAATGCATCCATATACCGATCAGCGCATTCCAGTTGACCAGGAAACTTTGGGGGATTATGAGTTGGTGTTTGATGCTGTTTATACACCTAGAAAAACAAGATTGTTGAAAGAAGCGGAGGCTGCTGGGGCAATAACTGTGAGTGGAGTTGAAATGTTCCTAAGGCAAGCTGTTTCTCAGTTCAATCTGTTCACTGGTCAACAAG CACCTGAAGAGTTGATGCGGGAGATTATTGCGTCCCTGTTCTGA
- the LOC107895015 gene encoding uncharacterized protein isoform X1: MEQENNKNEGDSAGVGLALSQASEKRSSNLSKAKSDIAKSMARNFLKTRKATHTSEDRRRNRKKKNKSLSEGSKATESDAKKQNSREENPQKDATTSMVHVENSRQIEKNEENTYGSGGKEKSSKLSQSSRKRRRGGGPGLLNKNWKNEEKLRGNKRRKWNEQMEKRRISENNNKNKEKNDGKGKKQENKMKERIDGLIFPCNAKTKPDCFRYRVMGVSNGKKDLVLGIRRGLKLFLYDYDLKLMYGVYKASAFGGMKLEPEAFGGAFPAQVRFSVHADCFPLAESIFKKPIKENYNKNNKFKTELTARQVWKLTKLFQPVAVHSTALPVHSPPSRAAARIREHPNREAHDRLREARPPSDREASARDPYANISARSYCVLSHERDRQITYGELASARREDIHRDLYLNENDYGAYGFQGERRNSRFQPHMAPRLGSYHRDYNEQPLCQPEMAYRESVPIQRNIIPSDPLYLPQREYRSYDLGATQAMQSTLTAATANTSVAAASTLDSYATDPYYSQYYGGSIDSYLPRSGGETHLIESDHLRRENNQVDRLYLTYASDALADYNQMQRHHDVKPVPASTSVSYRYSFTGASFSYL, translated from the exons ATGGagcaagaaaataacaaaaatgaaggTGACAGTGCTGGAGTAGGTTTGGCACTATCACAAGCATCTGAAAAGAGAAGCTCAAATTTATCAAAGGCCAAATCTGACATTGCAAAGTCGATGGCCAGGAATTTCTTGAAGACAAGAAAAGCCACTCATACTTCTGAGGATCGGAGGAGAAAtcgaaagaagaaaaataagagtTTATCAGAAGGTAGTAAAGCAACTGAAAGTGATGCTAAGAAGCAAAATTCAAGGGAAGAAAACCCACAAAAGGATGCTACCACCAGTATGGTGCATGTAGAGAATAGCCGGCAGATCGAAAAGAATGAAGAAAATACATATGGGTCAGGTGGCAAGGAAAAGAGTAGTAAGTTAAGTCAAAGTTCCAGAAAGCGAAGAAGGGGAGGGGGGCCTGGTCTTTTGAATAAGAACTGGAAGAATGAAGAGAAGCTGAGAGGTAACAAAAGGAGAAAATGGAATGAGCAGATGGAAAAGCGCAGGATTTCAGAGAATAATaacaagaataaagaaaaaaatgatggtaagggaaagaaacaagaaaataagATGAAAGAAAGGATTGATGGTCTAATATTTCCGTGCAATGCAAAGACCAAGCCCGATTGTTTCCGGTACCGTGTAATGGGGGTATCAAATGGTAAAAAAGATCTTGTGTTGGGTATCAGACGAGGGCTTAAGCTTTTTCTATATGATTATGACCTCAAACTTATGTATGGGGTTTATAAAGCATCCGCTTTTGGTGGCATGAAACTTGAGCCCGAGGCTTTTGGTGGGGCTTTCCCTGCTCAG GTGCGGTTCAGCGTCCATGCTGATTGTTTTCCTCTGGCAGAAAGCATATTCAAGAAGCCAATCAaggaaaattataataaaaataacaaattcaaaACTGAACTTACTGCTAGACAA GTTTGGAAACTCACTAAATTGTTCCAACCTGTTGCAGTTCATTCAACTGCACTGCCTGTCCACTCTCCTCCATCAAGGGCAGCAGCTCGAATCCGTGAACACCCAAATAGGGAAGCTCATGATAGACTAAGGGAAGCAAGGCCCCCTTCAGACAGAGAAGCATCTGCTAGAGATCCTTATGCCAATATCAGTGCCAGAAGTTATTGTGTTTTATCTCATGAAAGGGATCGACAAATTACGTATGGAGAGTTAGCATCTGCTCGGAGGGAGGACATTCATCGTGATTTATACCTTAATGAGAATGATTATGGGGCTTATGGTTTTCAGGGAGAGAGAAGAAACTCGAGATTTCAGCCTCATATGGCTCCTAGATTAGGATCTTACCATAGAGATTATAATGAGCAGCCTTTATGTCAACCAGAGATGGCATACAGGGAATCTGTGCCAATTCAGAGAAATATAATTCCCTCTGATCCTCTTTACTTGCCTCAGAGAGAGTATCGGTCTTATGATTTGGGAGCTACACAAGCAATGCAATCAACCCTTACTGCAGCAACTGCAAATACATCTGTGGCTGCTGCTTCTACCTTGGATTCCTATGCTACAGATCCATACTATAGTCAATACTATGGTGGTTCAATAGACTCATACCTGCCACGTTCAGGTGGAGAGACACACCTAATAGAGAGTGATCATTTGAGGAGAGAAAACAACCAAGTGGATAGATTGTATTTAACATATGCTTCCGATGCTTTAGCCGATTACAACCAGATGCAACGACATCATGATGTTAAGCCTGTGCCTGCGTCTACATCAGTTTCATACCGCTACTCTTTTACAGGTGCATCTTTTTCATATCTGTGA